A genomic stretch from Cydia amplana chromosome 1, ilCydAmpl1.1, whole genome shotgun sequence includes:
- the LOC134651342 gene encoding uncharacterized protein LOC134651342 produces MRVSLDMRLLALCTTCLLVPAIACPQQCICKWKNGKRYVECSEKDLKTIPSTLDSETQVLDFSGNDLQVLQKETFQKLGLLDLQKIYLPRCKLQKIDNHAFKGLANLVELDLSNNYLTVLPSTNFVYFPSLMRLSINNNPITTIKTHCFQRLSYLNTLELSDCKIETIENDAFSGLNHLEWLRLNGNRLSNIKGDNLFPDTLRGIYLQNNNWNCDCHLRDLHGWLLNFNMPHAVEPICSLPARLQKRAITAVAEAELACLPKLTPASVYLETNEGHNVTLECVVKAFPEAKVTWLYRGLVIHNSSNQQSEIRDMYYVESGETEKKSELFMYNVGNEHNGTYSCLAENPAGRALANYTVKIIFKEEPVVIVVTFPQRHLVVIVTIVFLIIVLLIAIIAVFLLKFKTDTRSRKKKESGKDVALCNQLLPAARNNGLLTKNNGSVIVNAHSRHSLHYMVQGRDYEPSELYQSNNIKGFVDRNPDLISDAETVANNAQNENTALSVYKAQVASDGFEEETTFSAPTPPRQVTWQDQQALSNVNIPPNPVNNMYQHSADVHLNPGCFLDSEGYPYDYGLPKHPCRPPIISNYSVIGPFYQTLPHNRPKGQKLVCKFAKDMEFNTPPCANLEMLNGTNVRRTLEGYPVPRNRQIAYVGNGTVYYNEEFVPSPPEGYKTESVGPCCAPVEPCSSWVNPKGTCAVMVPVGIAEGTGRCGYQVETRCVDTQTTERLPGEGTEAVLKPLPQVSNAKCASDICSESPDEGYVGEANDM; encoded by the coding sequence ATGAGAGTGAGCCTCGACATGCGTCTTCTGGCGCTGTGTACCACGTGTCTCCTGGTGCCCGCCATCGCCTGCCCTCAACAGTGCATTTGCAAGTGGAAGAACGGGAAGCGCTACGTCGAGTGCTCCGAAAAAGACCTCAAAACTATCCCCAGTACGCTGGACTCCGAGACGCAGGTCCTCGATTTCTCGGGAAACGATCTTCAAGTCCTTCagaaggaaactttccaaaaactCGGGTTACTCGACTTGCAGAAGATCTATCTGCCGCGGTGCAAGCTCCAAAAGATCGATAATCACGCGTTCAAAGGACTCGCGAATCTTGTCGAGTTAGACCTCTCTAATAACTATCTCACGGTCCTGCCTTCCACCAATTTTGTCTATTTTCCTTCGCTAATGAGACTTTCAATCAATAACAACCCTATAACGACTATCAAAACTCATTGTTTTCAGCGTCTTTCTTACTTGAACACGCTGGAATTGAGCGATTGTAAAATCGAAACAATCGAGAACGACGCATTTTCCGGGTTAAATCATTTGGAATGGCTGCGATTGAATGGAAATAGACTGTCGAATATTAAAGGTGACAATTTATTCCCTGACACGTTGCGAGGGATCTACCTGCAGAATAATAATTGGAACTGTGACTGCCATTTGAGGGATTTACACGGGTGGTTGTTAAATTTCAACATGCCGCACGCTGTGGAGCCAATTTGCTCGCTCCCCGCGCGTTTGCAGAAACGCGCCATCACCGCAGTCGCTGAGGCCGAGCTGGCTTGTTTGCCAAAACTAACCCCTGCCTCCGTGTATTTAGAAACTAATGAGGGGCACAATGTGACGCTTGAATGCGTCGTCAAGGCCTTCCCGGAGGCTAAAGTGACCTGGTTGTACCGAGGACTAGTAATCCACAATTCCTCGAATCAACAATCGGAGATTCGTGACATGTATTATGTGGAAAGTGGTGAAACTGAGAAAAAAAGTGAACTTTTCATGTATAATGTAGGTAACGAACACAACGGTACTTATTCGTGCTTGGCCGAAAACCCAGCAGGGCGGGCGCTGGCCAACTACACTGTAAAAATAATCTTCAAAGAGGAGCCAGTAGTGATAGTAGTTACGTTTCCTCAGCGGCATTTAGTGGTAATAGTTACAATAGTTTTTCTAATTATCGTCCTACTTATTGCAATAATAGCAGTTTTTctactaaaatttaaaactgaCACTAGAAGtcgtaaaaaaaaagaaagtggGAAAGACGTAGCGCTGTGCAACCAGCTGTTGCCGGCTGCGCGGAATAACGGCCTGCTAACCAAGAATAACGGCTCGGTGATCGTGAACGCACACTCGCGACACTCTCTACACTACATGGTGCAGGGCCGCGACTACGAGCCGAGCGAGCTGTATCAAAGCAACAACATCAAAGGCTTCGTCGACAGGAACCCTGACCTAATTAGCGACGCTGAAACCGTCGCTAACAATGCGCAAAACGAGAACACTGCGCTCTCCGTGTACAAAGCACAGGTCGCGAGTGACGGATTCGAAGAGGAGACGACGTTCTCCGCGCCTACGCCGCCGCGGCAAGTGACTTGGCAGGACCAGCAGGCGCTCAGCAACGTTAACATTCCGCCGAATCCCGTTAACAATATGTACCAACACTCGGCCGATGTACATCTCAACCCCGGCTGCTTCCTTGACAGCGAAGGCTACCCCTACGACTACGGCCTACCAAAACACCCATGCCGACCTCCCATAATATCCAATTATTCTGTAATAGGGCCTTTTTATCAAACTCTGCCTCACAATAGGCCGAAAGGTCAAAAGCTCGTATGCAAATTCGCTAAGGACATGGAATTTAATACGCCTCCTTGTGCCAATTTAGAAATGCTTAACGGAACAAACGTAAGGCGGACTCTGGAAGGGTACCCCGTGCCGCGGAACCGACAAATCGCTTACGTAGGGAACGGGACCGTGTATTACAACGAAGAATTTGTGCCGTCACCGCCGGAGGGGTATAAGACCGAATCCGTTGGACCATGCTGCGCGCCGGTAGAGCCTTGCTCCTCTTGGGTGAATCCTAAGGGAACCTGTGCAGTGATGGTACCCGTAGGGATAGCGGAAGGTACGGGACGGTGCGGTTATCAGGTTGAAACGAGATGTGTGGATACACAAACGACAGAGAGATTACCCGGGGAAGGCACGGAGGCCGTGCTCAAGCCGCTACCTCAAGTGTCCAACGCTAAATGCGCTTCCGACATCTGTTCGGAAAGCCCAGATGAGGGCTACGTCGGTGAAGCAAACGACATGTGA